The following are from one region of the Bradyrhizobium septentrionale genome:
- a CDS encoding ABC transporter ATP-binding protein: MTSLTSKRPAAIRIVLPFVFRHWLEQPLRASAVTAGFLGATAADLFMPVFSGHLVDALTAGSTDAAARHAAMLAFGAIVGLGALSLMLRLVGITTIVPFTLKTMSDVGQQAFMRVQRFSTDWHANSFAGSTVRKVTRAMWALDLLNDTILMALLPSLVVLLGSMILLGLHWPQLGAVIAVGSVIYVAMTMAFQVRYVAPAARVSNAWDTKVGGTLADALTCNAVVKSFGAETREDIRLDGVISRWRRRVRRTWLRYNHTSTAQLLVLLCFRASVIGGAILLWAAGRATPGDVTYVLTSYYIIHAYLRDVGMHINNLQRSVNDMEELVQIHGEPLGIVDAVDAGTIDIQGGRIVFDDVTFHYGGHRRPLYDGLSVDIDAGERVGLVGRSGSGKTTFVKLVQRLYDVTSGKILIDGQDIARATQQSLRSQIAIVQQEPILFHRTLAENIAYGRPGAGMEAIEQAARLANAHDFIMRLPKGYGTLVGERGVKLSGGERQRVALARAFLADAPVLILDEATSSLDSESEALIQQAMERLMKGRTSIVIAHRLSTVRSMDRILVFDRGEIVEQGTHEVLAARPGGIYRGLFERQATEFGQAAAAE, from the coding sequence ATGACCTCTCTGACATCAAAGCGACCGGCCGCGATCCGGATCGTCTTGCCATTCGTGTTCCGCCATTGGCTGGAACAGCCGCTCCGCGCCTCCGCCGTGACCGCGGGCTTCCTCGGCGCGACCGCCGCCGACCTGTTCATGCCGGTATTTTCCGGCCATCTGGTCGACGCGCTGACCGCGGGTTCGACGGATGCCGCCGCGCGCCATGCCGCGATGCTGGCGTTCGGCGCCATCGTCGGCCTCGGCGCGCTGTCGCTGATGCTGCGGCTGGTCGGCATTACGACCATCGTGCCGTTCACGCTGAAGACGATGTCCGATGTCGGGCAGCAGGCCTTCATGCGGGTGCAGCGCTTCTCGACCGACTGGCACGCCAATTCGTTCGCCGGCTCCACCGTGCGCAAGGTCACGCGCGCCATGTGGGCGCTCGACCTGTTGAACGACACCATCCTGATGGCGCTGCTGCCGTCGCTCGTGGTGCTGCTCGGCTCGATGATCCTGCTCGGGCTGCACTGGCCGCAGCTCGGCGCGGTGATCGCGGTCGGCTCGGTGATCTATGTCGCGATGACCATGGCGTTCCAGGTGCGCTACGTCGCGCCTGCCGCGCGCGTCTCCAATGCATGGGACACCAAGGTCGGCGGCACGCTGGCCGATGCCTTGACCTGCAACGCGGTGGTGAAGTCGTTCGGCGCCGAGACCCGCGAGGATATCAGGCTCGACGGCGTCATCAGCCGCTGGCGCCGCCGGGTGCGGCGGACCTGGCTCCGCTACAACCATACCTCGACGGCGCAGCTGCTCGTGCTGTTGTGCTTCCGTGCCTCGGTGATCGGCGGTGCGATCCTGCTGTGGGCGGCCGGCCGCGCCACACCCGGCGACGTCACCTATGTCTTGACCAGCTACTACATCATCCACGCGTACTTGCGCGATGTCGGCATGCACATCAACAACCTGCAGCGCTCGGTGAACGACATGGAGGAGTTGGTGCAGATCCACGGCGAGCCGCTCGGCATTGTCGACGCGGTCGACGCTGGAACGATCGACATCCAGGGCGGCCGCATCGTGTTCGACGACGTCACGTTCCACTATGGCGGCCATCGCCGGCCGCTCTATGACGGATTGTCGGTCGACATCGATGCGGGCGAGCGCGTTGGCCTGGTCGGGCGCTCCGGCTCCGGCAAGACGACCTTCGTCAAGCTGGTGCAGCGGCTCTACGACGTCACCAGTGGCAAAATCCTGATCGACGGTCAGGATATCGCCAGGGCGACGCAGCAATCGCTGCGCAGCCAGATCGCGATCGTGCAGCAGGAGCCGATCCTGTTCCACCGCACGCTGGCGGAGAACATCGCCTATGGCCGGCCGGGCGCCGGCATGGAAGCGATCGAGCAGGCGGCGCGGCTTGCCAATGCGCACGACTTCATCATGCGGCTGCCGAAGGGCTACGGCACGCTGGTGGGCGAGCGCGGCGTCAAGCTGTCGGGCGGCGAGCGGCAGCGCGTCGCGCTGGCGCGCGCCTTCCTGGCGGATGCGCCGGTCCTGATCCTGGACGAGGCGACCTCGAGCCTCGACTCAGAGTCCGAGGCGCTGATCCAGCAGGCGATGGAGCGGCTGATGAAGGGCCGCACCTCGATCGTGATCGCGCACCGGCTGTCGACGGTGCGCAGCATGGATCGCATCCTGGTGTTCGATCGCGGCGAGATCGTCGAGCAGGGCACCCATGAGGTGCTTGCCGCACGTCCCGGCGGCATCTACCGCGGCCTGTTCGAGCGCCAGGCGACCGAGTTCGGCCAGGCCGCGGCGGCGGAGTGA
- a CDS encoding DHA2 family efflux MFS transporter permease subunit: MADATTASPSMMTGASESERLQPKRVVAFIIMVFGMFMSILDIQIVSASLTEIQAGLSASSTEVSWVQTAYLIAEVIAIPLSGFLSRALGTRLLFAISAFGFTVSSLLCGFASTIEQMILWRALQGFLGAGMIPTVFASAYTIFPRSKFYIVAPIIGLVATLAPTVGPTVGGFITDLMSWHWLFFINIVPGIIITIGVLALVDFDQPNFALLERFDWWGLIFMGGFLGSLEYVLEEGPQYEWLQDTSVAICAGICFVSAIAFFWRVLTVEEPIVDLYAFSNRNFAVGCVLQFCIGIGLYGLTYVYPRYLAEIRGYSALMIGETMFVSGITMFFMAPVVGRLMQKVDLRYIIAFGLVTFALGSWQMTWITREYDFYELLVPQILRGIGMMCAMVPTNNIALATLEPDRVKNASGLFNLMRNLGGAVGLALINEALNHRTDLHISRLQDRVTWGNATAVETLNNFTQRLQGMGDSTMMAMKQLSQIVHRQAQVMSYGDAFFMLSLFYVGLSLLVLFVNKPPPMTDAGGDAH; this comes from the coding sequence ATGGCCGACGCGACCACTGCTTCTCCCTCGATGATGACCGGCGCCTCGGAGTCCGAGCGCCTACAGCCGAAACGGGTGGTCGCGTTCATCATCATGGTGTTCGGCATGTTCATGTCGATCCTGGATATCCAGATCGTCTCGGCGTCGCTCACCGAGATCCAGGCCGGCCTGTCGGCGTCTTCGACCGAAGTGTCGTGGGTGCAGACCGCCTATCTGATCGCCGAGGTGATCGCGATCCCGCTGTCCGGCTTCCTGTCGCGCGCGCTCGGCACCCGGCTCTTGTTCGCGATCTCGGCGTTCGGCTTCACCGTGTCCAGCCTGCTGTGCGGCTTCGCCTCCACGATCGAGCAGATGATCCTGTGGCGCGCGCTGCAGGGCTTTCTCGGCGCCGGCATGATCCCGACGGTGTTCGCCTCGGCCTACACCATCTTCCCGCGCTCCAAGTTCTACATCGTGGCGCCGATCATCGGCCTGGTCGCGACGCTCGCGCCAACGGTCGGGCCGACGGTCGGCGGCTTCATCACCGATCTGATGTCGTGGCACTGGCTGTTCTTCATCAACATCGTGCCCGGCATCATCATCACGATAGGTGTGCTGGCGCTGGTCGATTTTGACCAGCCGAACTTCGCGCTGCTCGAGCGTTTCGACTGGTGGGGCCTGATCTTCATGGGCGGCTTCCTCGGCTCGCTGGAATATGTGCTGGAGGAAGGCCCGCAATATGAATGGCTGCAGGACACCTCGGTGGCGATCTGCGCCGGGATCTGCTTCGTCTCGGCGATCGCCTTCTTCTGGCGGGTGTTGACCGTGGAGGAACCGATCGTCGATCTCTATGCCTTCTCCAACCGCAACTTCGCGGTCGGCTGCGTGCTGCAGTTCTGCATCGGCATCGGGCTCTATGGTCTCACCTACGTCTATCCGCGCTATCTCGCCGAGATCCGCGGCTACAGCGCGCTGATGATCGGCGAGACCATGTTCGTCTCCGGCATCACCATGTTCTTCATGGCGCCGGTGGTCGGCCGTCTGATGCAGAAGGTCGATTTGCGCTACATCATCGCCTTCGGCCTCGTCACCTTCGCGCTCGGCTCCTGGCAGATGACCTGGATCACGCGCGAGTACGATTTCTACGAGCTGCTGGTGCCGCAGATCCTGCGCGGCATCGGCATGATGTGCGCGATGGTGCCGACCAACAATATCGCGCTCGCCACGCTCGAGCCCGACCGCGTCAAGAACGCCTCCGGGCTGTTCAACCTGATGCGCAATCTCGGCGGCGCGGTCGGGCTCGCCTTGATCAACGAGGCGCTCAACCACCGCACCGATCTGCACATCTCGCGGCTGCAGGACCGCGTGACCTGGGGCAATGCCACCGCGGTCGAGACCCTCAACAATTTCACCCAGCGCCTGCAGGGCATGGGCGACTCCACCATGATGGCGATGAAGCAGCTCTCGCAGATCGTGCACCGCCAGGCCCAGGTGATGAGCTATGGCGACGCCTTCTTCATGCTGTCGCTGTTCTATGTTGGCCTCAGCCTGCTGGTGCTGTTCGTCAACAAGCCGCCGCCGATGACCGACGCCGGCGGCGACGCGCATTGA
- a CDS encoding HlyD family secretion protein, producing MAAARDQAARIVRSGPEMSEDAKARDASADLGEQARTDETKRADEARRDESKRPAEAPPASAPEQPAASPAASAPPKSGKRKFVMMGVVGLLAIAAASYAAYYLMVGRFYVSTDDAYVRANNTMLGARVAGHIAAILPGDNALVRAGDVIFRIDDGDYRIAADAARTRIATQQATIERFGRQVAAAESTVEQAQAQLVSAEAGLKRAGLDFDRQQELSTKGFASRATFEVSEAGRDQGAAAVRSAQAAYDTAKSNVEVTKAQQAESRAQLAELQTQLAKAERDLDFTQVRAPVDGTFSNRLVNTGDYINVGQRLGNVVPLDGVFIDANYKETQLKRIRPGQRVTIKVDAYGFRKFTGIVDSISPAAGSVFTLLPPDNATGNFTKIVQRLPVRIRVPNSVAKQGMLRAGMSVYTTVDTREGAADADADTDLDAPMMIHPQ from the coding sequence ATGGCCGCAGCACGAGATCAGGCTGCACGCATTGTTCGTTCCGGGCCTGAGATGTCCGAGGACGCGAAGGCGCGCGATGCATCCGCCGATCTCGGCGAGCAGGCCAGAACTGACGAAACCAAAAGGGCCGACGAAGCCAGGCGTGACGAATCCAAGCGTCCCGCCGAGGCGCCGCCAGCTTCTGCGCCCGAGCAGCCGGCGGCTTCGCCCGCTGCTTCTGCGCCGCCGAAATCCGGCAAGCGCAAATTCGTCATGATGGGCGTGGTCGGCCTGCTCGCAATCGCCGCCGCAAGCTATGCCGCCTATTACCTGATGGTCGGACGCTTCTACGTCTCGACCGACGACGCCTATGTCCGCGCCAACAACACCATGCTCGGCGCGCGCGTCGCGGGCCATATCGCTGCGATCCTGCCCGGTGACAATGCGCTGGTGCGCGCCGGCGATGTGATCTTCCGGATCGACGACGGCGACTATCGCATCGCGGCCGATGCCGCGCGCACCAGGATTGCGACCCAGCAGGCGACGATCGAGCGCTTCGGCCGCCAGGTTGCGGCAGCCGAGAGCACGGTCGAGCAGGCGCAGGCCCAGCTGGTGTCCGCCGAAGCCGGCCTGAAGCGCGCCGGTCTGGATTTCGATCGCCAGCAGGAGCTCAGCACCAAGGGCTTTGCCTCGCGCGCCACGTTCGAAGTCTCCGAAGCCGGCCGCGATCAGGGAGCCGCCGCCGTCCGCTCGGCGCAGGCCGCCTACGACACCGCGAAGAGCAATGTCGAGGTGACCAAGGCGCAGCAGGCCGAGTCCCGTGCCCAGCTTGCCGAACTGCAGACCCAGCTCGCCAAGGCCGAGCGCGATCTCGATTTCACCCAGGTGCGCGCGCCGGTCGACGGCACTTTCTCCAACCGCCTGGTCAATACCGGCGACTACATCAATGTCGGCCAACGGCTCGGCAATGTGGTGCCGCTCGACGGCGTCTTCATCGATGCCAACTATAAAGAGACGCAGCTCAAGCGCATCCGCCCGGGCCAGCGGGTGACGATCAAGGTCGACGCCTACGGCTTCCGCAAGTTCACCGGCATCGTCGACAGCATCTCGCCGGCGGCGGGCTCGGTGTTCACGCTACTGCCGCCCGACAACGCCACCGGCAATTTCACCAAGATCGTGCAGCGCCTGCCGGTCCGCATCCGCGTGCCGAACAGCGTCGCCAAGCAGGGCATGCTGCGCGCCGGCATGTCGGTCTACACCACCGTCGACACCAGGGAGGGCGCGGCCGACGCCGACGCCGATACCGATCTCGACGCGCCGATGATGATCCATCCGCAGTGA
- a CDS encoding TetR/AcrR family transcriptional regulator, translating to MVAASRASLQPVGEEEPSKRRQILDGARKVFLELGFDGASMGEIARAAAVSKGTLYVYFPDKAGLFAAIVEEEKLEQGKVAFNFDPARDVDTTLPEFGRAYVAVLCRPGGGSAIRTVMAIAERMPELGSRFYTHVIAHTVDRFAAYLEARAALGELVIDDYQLAAWQFMQMCQATLFQAFIFQANPSPSPERIAVVVDSATRVFFAAYRPKAD from the coding sequence ATGGTTGCAGCCTCCCGAGCCTCCCTCCAGCCCGTCGGCGAGGAGGAGCCGTCAAAACGACGCCAGATCCTGGACGGCGCCCGCAAGGTGTTCCTGGAGCTCGGTTTCGACGGCGCCAGCATGGGCGAGATCGCCCGCGCTGCTGCCGTCTCCAAGGGCACGCTCTATGTCTATTTCCCCGACAAGGCCGGGCTGTTCGCGGCGATCGTCGAGGAGGAGAAGCTCGAGCAAGGCAAGGTCGCCTTCAATTTCGACCCGGCGCGCGACGTCGACACCACCCTCCCCGAATTCGGCCGCGCCTATGTCGCGGTGCTGTGCCGGCCCGGCGGCGGTTCGGCGATCCGCACCGTGATGGCGATCGCCGAGCGGATGCCCGAACTCGGTAGCCGGTTCTACACCCATGTGATCGCCCACACCGTCGACCGCTTCGCCGCCTATCTCGAGGCGCGCGCCGCGCTCGGCGAGCTCGTGATCGACGATTATCAGCTCGCGGCATGGCAGTTCATGCAGATGTGCCAGGCGACGCTGTTCCAGGCGTTCATCTTCCAGGCCAATCCGTCGCCCTCGCCGGAGCGGATCGCTGTTGTCGTCGACAGCGCAACGCGGGTGTTCTTCGCGGCGTACCGGCCGAAGGCTGATTGA
- a CDS encoding PKD domain-containing protein — translation MTATAQMNATAALSASPASGRAPLEVTFTGTGPGIPEGVVVLDFGDGRTDDTISSIRGFTRTHTYRAAGSYTAVLRSGAYGGQRPAVLSEIGRVTIVVD, via the coding sequence ATGACCGCGACGGCACAGATGAACGCAACAGCTGCTCTTTCCGCATCGCCGGCCTCAGGCCGCGCGCCGCTCGAGGTGACCTTCACCGGCACCGGCCCGGGGATACCGGAGGGCGTGGTCGTGCTTGATTTTGGCGACGGAAGGACGGACGACACGATCTCATCGATCCGCGGCTTTACCCGCACACACACCTATCGCGCGGCCGGATCGTACACGGCCGTGCTCAGGAGCGGCGCCTATGGCGGTCAACGCCCGGCGGTGCTGAGTGAAATCGGGCGCGTGACGATCGTCGTGGATTAG
- a CDS encoding Ig-like domain-containing protein, protein MTQEVNLSGNPDIDGILWGWEWGSGGAQNLTFSFPTGTAEYGYQEIDNFGAFTATQQTAVRTALANIASFTNLTFTETTAAGAILRYANADQINYTNDNTVASHTGLHVPGNAPGTAEANPPELGSPPFSAPFAQGDGWFVTGGYTNPVLGSFQDAAGIMHETGHNLGLKHGHVTQGGHGVTFPALPADHNSYEYSVMTYSQFPGDNATNGDNAPDHPTTYMQDDIAALQYMYGANYGATAHNGNTTYTWSLTTGQEFIDGVGQGSPQSNYVLMTVWDGGGADTYDFSNYTTNLSVDLNPGAWTILDTSAAHAQRADLGNDGAGGAEYFARGNIANALIDPNNLSETASLIENADGGSGNDTITGNAIDNVLRGNGGNDTIDGKGGTNTAVYSGTRLQYIATLLGSGAIQIADQRGGAPDGTDTVSNVQNFQFADGTFNETELLNRPPVLSPDPGSPHPLTELANTTNSASLQQLLGTLTFTDANVGDTHTASEALDSATWSGGATIPLATETALIAALTDSIGVDGTSGTLNWQFDLADRNLDFLATDETLTVVYDVSVADHHSGSSVSDSSTQQVTIVFTGTNDPVSVVPALSSLTGTISELPGVTGSSTPDATSGAIAFTDPDLNDRPTATIDTLGETVTWKDATHDFTSELTPAQIASLEAAFTIVPEAGNTNAGKIDWSYSITDSKLDFLSVSESLTVTVPVIIDDGHGGAVTQDVVLTINGANDAPIAVADSNGTAKKSTLSVDVSHGLLSNDTDPDIHDQGHLVVSAVEGAAGNVGHTIAGTYGSLTLNADGSYVYVANKGGLPSQIVAQDTFDYTIADPHGATAASTLSIVVFNPGVDYQAGSHTTLYGGNGQDVLDGSAGHDVLFGGNGPDVLIGGDGDTLTGNNGPDTFLFRPHFGSNLITDFDLHTDVVQLDKSIFGTVNDMLSNHTVDTAAGAVITDAFGDTITFAGISTAQLRGHTEEFHLV, encoded by the coding sequence ATGACTCAAGAAGTTAATTTATCCGGTAATCCAGACATCGATGGCATTCTCTGGGGATGGGAGTGGGGTTCGGGTGGCGCGCAAAATCTGACGTTTTCGTTCCCCACCGGCACGGCCGAATACGGCTACCAGGAAATCGACAATTTCGGCGCGTTCACCGCGACACAACAGACGGCCGTGCGCACCGCGCTCGCCAATATCGCAAGCTTCACCAACCTCACCTTCACCGAGACGACGGCCGCCGGCGCGATCCTGCGCTATGCCAACGCCGATCAGATCAACTACACCAATGACAACACGGTTGCCTCGCATACCGGGCTGCACGTTCCCGGCAACGCGCCCGGCACCGCGGAAGCCAATCCGCCCGAACTCGGAAGCCCGCCATTCTCTGCGCCGTTCGCGCAAGGCGATGGGTGGTTCGTCACCGGCGGCTACACCAATCCGGTGCTCGGCAGCTTCCAGGATGCTGCCGGCATCATGCACGAGACCGGCCATAATCTCGGATTGAAGCACGGCCACGTCACGCAAGGCGGGCACGGCGTGACCTTCCCTGCGCTGCCGGCCGATCACAATTCCTACGAATATTCGGTCATGACCTACAGCCAGTTTCCTGGCGACAACGCGACCAATGGCGACAACGCGCCCGACCATCCGACAACCTACATGCAGGATGACATCGCGGCGCTGCAGTACATGTACGGCGCGAACTACGGCGCCACGGCGCATAACGGCAACACCACCTACACCTGGAGCCTGACCACCGGCCAGGAGTTCATCGATGGCGTTGGCCAGGGCTCGCCGCAAAGCAACTATGTGTTGATGACGGTGTGGGATGGCGGCGGCGCCGACACCTACGACTTCTCCAACTACACGACCAACCTTTCCGTCGATCTCAATCCCGGCGCCTGGACCATTCTCGACACCAGCGCGGCGCACGCGCAGCGCGCCGATCTCGGCAATGACGGAGCGGGTGGTGCCGAATACTTTGCGCGCGGCAACATCGCCAATGCGTTGATCGATCCGAACAACCTGTCCGAGACCGCCTCGCTGATCGAGAATGCCGATGGCGGCTCGGGCAACGACACGATCACCGGCAATGCCATCGACAACGTGCTGCGCGGCAATGGCGGCAACGACACGATCGACGGCAAGGGTGGGACTAACACGGCCGTCTACAGCGGCACAAGGCTGCAATATATCGCGACCCTGCTTGGCAGTGGCGCGATCCAGATCGCGGACCAGCGCGGCGGGGCACCCGACGGGACCGACACCGTCAGCAACGTCCAGAACTTCCAGTTCGCCGACGGCACGTTCAACGAGACCGAGCTGCTGAACCGCCCGCCGGTGCTGTCGCCCGATCCGGGATCGCCGCATCCGCTGACCGAACTTGCCAATACCACCAACTCCGCGTCGCTGCAGCAGCTGCTCGGCACGCTGACCTTTACCGATGCGAATGTCGGCGACACCCATACCGCAAGTGAAGCGCTCGATTCCGCGACCTGGTCCGGCGGCGCCACGATTCCGCTCGCGACCGAGACGGCCCTCATCGCGGCGCTGACCGACTCGATCGGCGTCGACGGCACCAGCGGGACGCTCAACTGGCAGTTCGACCTGGCGGACCGCAACCTCGACTTCCTGGCAACCGACGAGACGCTGACGGTGGTCTACGACGTCTCGGTGGCCGACCATCACTCCGGCTCCAGCGTCAGCGACAGTTCGACCCAGCAGGTGACGATCGTCTTCACCGGCACCAATGATCCGGTGTCGGTGGTCCCGGCCCTGTCCAGTCTGACAGGGACGATCAGCGAATTGCCCGGCGTCACCGGCAGTTCGACGCCGGACGCGACCTCCGGCGCGATCGCGTTCACCGATCCCGATCTCAACGACCGGCCGACCGCGACGATCGATACCCTCGGCGAGACGGTGACCTGGAAGGACGCGACGCACGACTTCACGTCGGAGCTTACGCCGGCGCAGATCGCCTCGCTCGAGGCGGCCTTTACGATCGTGCCCGAGGCCGGCAACACCAACGCTGGCAAGATCGACTGGAGCTACAGCATCACCGACAGCAAGCTCGATTTCCTGTCGGTCAGCGAGAGCCTCACCGTCACGGTGCCCGTCATCATCGACGACGGCCATGGCGGAGCCGTCACGCAGGATGTCGTCCTCACCATCAACGGTGCCAATGACGCGCCGATCGCGGTCGCCGACAGCAACGGCACGGCCAAGAAATCGACGCTGTCGGTCGACGTGTCGCACGGATTGTTGTCCAACGACACCGACCCCGACATCCACGATCAGGGTCACCTCGTGGTCAGCGCCGTCGAGGGTGCGGCCGGCAATGTCGGTCACACCATCGCAGGCACCTACGGCTCGCTGACGCTGAATGCCGACGGCAGCTATGTCTATGTCGCCAACAAGGGCGGCTTGCCGTCGCAGATCGTCGCGCAGGACACGTTCGACTACACCATTGCCGATCCGCATGGCGCAACGGCGGCGTCGACGCTGAGCATCGTCGTGTTCAATCCCGGCGTCGACTACCAGGCGGGAAGCCACACCACGCTGTACGGCGGCAACGGTCAGGACGTGCTCGACGGCTCGGCCGGGCACGACGTTCTGTTCGGCGGCAACGGCCCCGACGTCCTGATCGGCGGCGACGGCGATACGCTGACCGGTAACAATGGGCCGGACACTTTCCTGTTCCGCCCGCATTTCGGCAGCAACCTCATCACGGATTTCGATCTGCACACGGATGTCGTTCAGCTCGACAAGTCGATCTTCGGCACAGTGAACGACATGCTCTCCAATCATACGGTCGATACCGCCGCCGGCGCCGTCATCACAGACGCGTTCGGGGATACGATCACCTTCGCCGGTATCAGTACGGCGCAGTTGCGGGGGCACACAGAGGAATTCCATCTGGTCTGA
- a CDS encoding GNAT family N-acetyltransferase, protein MSELSIRHMRPDEIALAVDWAAAEGWNPGLADAACFAAEDPQGFFIGELDGRPAAVISCVNYGAQFTFLGFYIVRPDLRGQGHGLRIWNAAIAHAHPRVIGLDGVVAQQANYQKSGFALAYANVRYGGTVAAPPAPNADIVALADVPAALIEADDATVFPAPRPAFLRAWINTSGHLGRALMRNGRLAGWGVIRPCRTGRKIGPLVADDRAGAETILSALLASAGSGEIFLDVPAVNRDAVALAEGLRLSPVFETARMYTGAIPPLRIDRVFGVTTFELG, encoded by the coding sequence ATGAGCGAGCTGAGCATCCGGCATATGCGGCCAGACGAGATCGCGCTCGCGGTGGACTGGGCCGCGGCGGAGGGATGGAATCCCGGCCTCGCCGATGCCGCGTGCTTTGCCGCCGAGGACCCGCAGGGGTTTTTCATCGGCGAGCTCGACGGGCGGCCTGCCGCGGTGATCTCCTGCGTCAATTACGGGGCGCAGTTTACTTTCCTCGGCTTCTACATCGTGCGTCCGGATCTGCGCGGCCAAGGCCATGGCCTGAGGATATGGAATGCGGCCATCGCGCATGCGCATCCACGCGTGATCGGGCTCGACGGCGTGGTGGCGCAGCAGGCGAACTACCAAAAATCCGGCTTCGCGCTCGCTTACGCCAATGTGCGCTATGGCGGCACGGTTGCCGCGCCGCCGGCGCCGAACGCCGACATCGTCGCGCTGGCCGATGTGCCGGCGGCGCTGATCGAGGCCGATGACGCCACGGTGTTTCCGGCGCCGCGTCCGGCCTTCCTGCGCGCCTGGATCAATACATCAGGGCATCTCGGGCGCGCGCTGATGCGCAACGGCAGACTGGCCGGCTGGGGCGTGATCCGCCCGTGCCGCACTGGCCGCAAGATCGGTCCGCTTGTCGCCGATGACCGCGCTGGCGCCGAGACCATCCTGTCGGCATTGCTTGCAAGCGCCGGCAGTGGCGAGATCTTCCTCGATGTCCCCGCCGTCAACCGCGACGCCGTCGCATTGGCGGAAGGCCTCAGGCTCTCGCCGGTGTTCGAGACCGCGCGAATGTATACCGGCGCGATCCCGCCCTTGCGGATCGATCGCGTGTTCGGCGTCACGACGTTCGAGTTGGGCTAG
- a CDS encoding IS630 family transposase (programmed frameshift): MGKPYSLDLRKRVVSAIEGGMSRNQAAKQFGVAISTAIGWMQRVEETGSVEPGQMGGHKPRAVSGDHAAWLSQRIKDGDFTIRGLVAELAGRGLKVDYHSVWDFVHAEKLSFKKSVAAGERDRPAVARRRAQWTKYQGRVEAERLVFIDETWTRTDMAPLRGWAPRGHRLPATVPHGRWKTMTFLAALRHDRIDAPWFIEGPIDGVSFRTYVEKVLLPVLRPGDIVVLDNLGSHRSKAVRQLIRSVGAKLFFLPKYSPDLNPIEQVFAKLKHLLRKAAARTVDAVCAAIGHALDAFTPEECANYLKNSGYRT, from the exons ATGGGCAAGCCTTATTCTCTGGATCTTCGCAAGCGAGTCGTGTCGGCGATCGAGGGCGGGATGTCTCGCAATCAGGCGGCCAAGCAGTTTGGGGTCGCGATCAGCACCGCAATCGGTTGGATGCAGCGGGTCGAGGAGACCGGCAGCGTTGAGCCTGGCCAGATGGGCGGTCATAAGCCGAGGGCGGTTTCGGGAGACCACGCGGCTTGGCTGTCGCAGCGGATCAAGGACGGCGATTTCACTATACGGGGGCTCGTTGCCGAGCTTGCTGGACGCGGCCTGAAGGTCGACTATCACTCGGTGTGGGACTTCGTGCATGCCGAGAAGCTAAGCTTC AAAAAAAGCGTGGCGGCTGGCGAACGGGATCGACCCGCGGTCGCGCGGCGGCGAGCCCAGTGGACAAAATATCAAGGGCGCGTCGAAGCTGAGCGGCTCGTCTTCATCGACGAGACATGGACCAGAACCGATATGGCGCCTTTGCGTGGATGGGCACCGCGCGGGCACAGACTTCCTGCCACGGTTCCCCACGGTCGCTGGAAGACCATGACCTTCCTGGCGGCCCTGCGCCATGACCGGATCGATGCGCCATGGTTCATCGAGGGGCCGATCGATGGCGTGAGCTTTCGCACCTATGTCGAGAAGGTTCTTCTGCCTGTCCTTCGACCCGGCGATATCGTCGTCTTGGATAACCTCGGTAGCCACAGGAGCAAAGCAGTTCGCCAACTCATCCGTTCGGTCGGCGCCAAACTCTTCTTCCTGCCCAAATACTCGCCCGACCTGAACCCGATCGAACAGGTCTTTGCCAAGCTCAAGCATCTGCTCCGCAAAGCTGCCGCGCGAACCGTCGACGCGGTCTGCGCCGCAATCGGCCACGCACTCGACGCCTTCACCCCCGAGGAATGCGCCAATTACCTGAAAAATTCAGGCTATCGAACTTAA